The proteins below are encoded in one region of Streptomyces cyanogenus:
- a CDS encoding roadblock/LC7 domain-containing protein, translating into MSQAAQNLNWLITNFVDNTPGVSHTVVVSADGLLLAMSEGFPRDRADQLAAVASGLTSLTAGASRIFEGGSVNQTVVEMERGFLFIMSISDGSSLAVLAHPEADIGLIGYEMALLVDRAGTVLTPDLRAELQGSLLN; encoded by the coding sequence ATGAGCCAGGCGGCACAGAACCTGAACTGGTTGATCACCAACTTCGTGGACAACACCCCGGGGGTGTCCCACACGGTGGTGGTCTCCGCCGACGGACTCCTTCTGGCGATGTCCGAAGGCTTTCCCCGCGACCGCGCCGACCAGCTCGCGGCCGTCGCCTCCGGTCTGACGTCTCTGACGGCAGGCGCCTCCCGGATCTTCGAGGGAGGCAGCGTGAATCAGACGGTTGTGGAGATGGAGCGGGGATTCCTCTTCATCATGTCCATCTCCGACGGTTCCTCGCTGGCGGTCCTGGCCCACCCCGAGGCGGACATCGGTCTCATCGGGTACGAGATGGCCCTTCTGGTGGACCGCGCGGGCACGGTCCTCACCCCGGATCTCCGCGCGGAGCTCCAGGGAAGCCTTCTCAACTAA
- a CDS encoding sensor histidine kinase, whose amino-acid sequence MRRSKNGPEPSARGNFTPPPRAAAPTPVPGAEPAATPASSGGRLSPRNWRVPTRLNAILLIPVAVGLVMGGFQVKSSIDTWQQARDAENTARLVRAALTYADALESERDVTAAPLLLNKKDAASKQTVEAARKATDQAADGFDEATKSMPDEAGLQRRLKLFHEVEPKLAQLRQAAYTSKMTGVQTEEGYVQVSHPLMEFANELGLGTGNITSYGRTVYAISLTKAALSLERSIGTHLLVKPGPDAPNLATQRVSLSSYAYLERIAREEYLGGGTEADAQKLSDLEEKVKSDAAAMVQKAKGSNAKYVAPPSDPSRLVGALATMKDTSTLTRDQLAAGGVTAENWWAVNTLKYKAYRQIESDMADKAVTEASTIADDAKTSAFITGAVVVIALLAAFILAGLVARQMSRSMRQLRNAAFGIAEQRLPMLVDQLSRTDPGRVDTRVAPIPITTKDEIGEVARAFDQVHREAVRLASEQALLRGNINAIFTNLSRRNQSLIEGQLTLITDLENNEADPDQLENLFKLDHLATRMRRNGENLLVLAGEEPGRRWDQPVPLVDVLRAASSEVEQYERIELSGVPEAEIHGRAVTDLVHLLAELLENATTFSSPQTKVRVTATRLPDGRIMIEIHDKGIGLTAEDFADINHKLANPPTVDAAISQRMGLFVVGRLSDRHGIRVQLRPSGEQAGTTSLVMLPDAITHGGGGEAPLDRDEFTVSQIIPEQQFQGESFGQQQPMRTAAELGFDDSRYTEVPDDIRELDPVGRSLMREERRAALEAQSHGQQPGEQQAYDEQPQQGYEAYQEQQRQTYDEQPRQAYEAPAYEEQQQASYEQQYEQSYDEQYYTPNGEQAQHDGYSPNGGYPEPSSSYAEPAQAPSYQDDWPQQDGYQNGYPAQYAPETESSQAADASERNGVGFDRPGTASPAAHALTDAGLPRRGSTASGSHGAGSANGTARAQQEAPAPAPGNAPEASGDSSWRSANDERWQQAAQLRKPKAGGVTASGLPRRVPKANLVEGSAETTPQGGPQVSRAPEDVRGRLSNLRRGVQRGRSAGSETNGQGFGPDSTYNQER is encoded by the coding sequence GTGAGGCGAAGCAAGAACGGTCCCGAGCCGTCGGCGCGGGGCAACTTCACCCCGCCGCCGCGCGCTGCGGCGCCCACCCCCGTTCCCGGAGCGGAACCGGCGGCCACTCCCGCGTCCAGCGGCGGCCGTCTCTCCCCGCGGAACTGGCGGGTGCCGACCCGGCTGAACGCGATTCTGCTCATACCCGTGGCGGTCGGCCTGGTCATGGGCGGCTTCCAGGTGAAGAGCTCGATCGACACCTGGCAGCAGGCACGCGACGCCGAGAACACCGCCCGTCTGGTCCGCGCCGCCCTGACCTACGCCGACGCGCTGGAGAGCGAGCGTGACGTCACCGCCGCTCCGCTGCTGCTGAACAAGAAGGACGCGGCCAGCAAGCAGACCGTCGAGGCCGCGCGCAAAGCCACCGACCAGGCCGCCGACGGCTTCGACGAGGCGACCAAGAGCATGCCGGACGAGGCCGGTCTGCAGCGCCGGCTGAAGCTGTTCCACGAGGTCGAGCCCAAGCTGGCCCAGCTGCGGCAGGCGGCGTACACCTCCAAGATGACCGGCGTGCAGACCGAAGAGGGCTACGTCCAGGTCAGCCACCCGCTGATGGAGTTCGCCAACGAGCTCGGTCTGGGCACCGGCAACATCACCTCCTACGGCCGTACCGTCTACGCCATCTCGCTGACCAAGGCGGCGCTGTCCCTGGAGCGGTCGATCGGCACGCACCTGCTGGTCAAGCCCGGGCCGGACGCCCCCAACCTGGCGACCCAGCGGGTCTCCCTGTCCTCGTACGCCTACCTGGAGCGCATCGCCCGGGAGGAGTACCTCGGCGGTGGCACCGAGGCCGACGCTCAGAAGCTGAGCGACCTCGAGGAAAAGGTCAAGTCGGACGCCGCGGCCATGGTCCAGAAGGCCAAGGGGAGCAACGCGAAGTACGTCGCCCCGCCGTCCGACCCGTCCAGGCTGGTGGGCGCGCTCGCCACCATGAAGGACACCAGCACCCTCACCCGTGACCAGCTGGCCGCCGGTGGCGTCACCGCGGAGAACTGGTGGGCGGTCAACACGCTGAAGTACAAGGCGTACCGCCAGATCGAGTCGGACATGGCCGACAAGGCGGTGACCGAGGCCTCGACCATCGCCGACGACGCCAAGACCTCGGCGTTCATCACCGGTGCCGTCGTCGTCATCGCCCTGCTGGCCGCGTTCATCCTGGCCGGCCTGGTGGCCCGCCAGATGAGCCGCTCGATGCGCCAGCTGCGCAACGCCGCCTTCGGCATCGCCGAGCAGCGGCTGCCGATGCTGGTCGACCAGCTCTCCCGCACCGACCCCGGCCGGGTCGACACCCGGGTGGCACCGATCCCGATCACCACCAAGGACGAGATCGGCGAGGTCGCCCGCGCCTTCGACCAGGTCCACCGCGAGGCGGTCCGGCTCGCCTCCGAGCAGGCCCTGCTGCGGGGCAACATCAACGCGATCTTCACCAACCTGTCGCGCCGCAACCAGTCGCTGATCGAGGGCCAGCTGACCCTGATCACCGACCTGGAGAACAACGAGGCCGACCCCGACCAGCTGGAGAACCTCTTCAAGCTGGACCACCTGGCCACCCGTATGCGCCGCAACGGCGAGAACCTGCTGGTCCTCGCCGGCGAGGAGCCCGGCCGCCGCTGGGACCAGCCGGTCCCGCTGGTCGACGTGCTGCGCGCCGCCTCCTCCGAGGTGGAGCAGTACGAGCGCATCGAGCTGTCCGGCGTCCCGGAGGCCGAGATCCACGGCCGCGCGGTCACCGACCTCGTGCACCTGCTGGCCGAGCTGCTGGAGAACGCCACCACGTTCTCCTCCCCGCAGACCAAGGTCCGCGTCACCGCGACCCGGCTGCCCGACGGCCGCATCATGATCGAGATCCACGACAAGGGCATCGGTCTGACGGCCGAGGACTTCGCGGACATCAACCACAAGCTGGCCAACCCGCCGACCGTGGACGCCGCGATCTCCCAGCGCATGGGCCTGTTCGTGGTCGGCCGGCTGTCCGACCGCCACGGCATCCGGGTCCAGCTGCGCCCCTCGGGCGAGCAGGCCGGTACCACCTCCCTGGTCATGCTGCCGGACGCGATCACGCACGGCGGTGGCGGCGAAGCCCCGCTGGACCGCGACGAGTTCACCGTCTCGCAGATCATCCCGGAGCAGCAGTTCCAGGGTGAGAGCTTCGGCCAGCAGCAGCCGATGCGCACGGCCGCCGAACTGGGCTTCGACGACAGCCGGTACACGGAGGTCCCCGACGACATCCGGGAACTGGACCCCGTCGGCCGCTCGCTGATGCGCGAGGAGCGCCGCGCGGCCCTGGAGGCCCAGAGCCACGGCCAGCAGCCCGGCGAGCAGCAGGCGTACGACGAGCAGCCCCAGCAGGGGTACGAGGCGTACCAGGAGCAGCAGCGGCAGACGTACGACGAGCAGCCCCGGCAGGCGTACGAGGCTCCGGCGTACGAGGAGCAGCAGCAGGCGTCGTACGAGCAGCAGTACGAGCAGTCGTACGACGAGCAGTACTACACGCCGAACGGCGAGCAGGCGCAGCACGACGGATACTCTCCGAACGGCGGCTACCCGGAGCCCTCGTCCTCGTATGCGGAGCCTGCCCAGGCACCGTCCTACCAGGACGACTGGCCCCAGCAGGACGGCTACCAGAACGGCTATCCGGCCCAGTACGCTCCGGAAACGGAATCCTCGCAGGCCGCTGACGCGAGTGAGCGGAACGGCGTAGGCTTCGACCGTCCGGGAACGGCCTCTCCCGCCGCACACGCGCTGACCGACGCCGGGCTGCCCCGCCGCGGGTCCACCGCGAGCGGCTCGCACGGCGCCGGCTCCGCGAACGGCACGGCGCGTGCGCAGCAGGAAGCGCCTGCTCCCGCACCGGGCAACGCGCCGGAGGCGAGCGGCGACAGCAGCTGGCGTTCGGCGAACGACGAGCGGTGGCAGCAGGCCGCGCAGCTCCGGAAGCCCAAGGCAGGCGGGGTCACCGCCTCCGGCCTGCCGCGGCGGGTGCCCAAGGCCAATCTGGTCGAGGGTTCCGCCGAAACCACCCCCCAGGGAGGCCCCCAGGTCTCCCGTGCCCCGGAGGACGTCCGGGGCAGGCTGAGCAACCTGCGCCGGGGCGTCCAGCGCGGACGCAGCGCAGGCAGTGAAACGAACGGCCAGGGCTTCGGTCCTGACAGCACCTACAACCAGGAGCGTTAG
- a CDS encoding GTP-binding protein, which translates to MDFASSDAGRATTSAKIVVAGGFGVGKTTFVGAVSEINPLRTEAVMTSASAGIDDLTHTGDKTTTTVAMDFGRITLDQDLILYLFGTPGQDRFWFMWDDLVRGAIGAVVLVDTRRLADCFPAVDYFENSGLPFVVALNGFDGQQPYAPEEVREALQIGPDTPIITTDARHRADAKSALITLVEHALMARLK; encoded by the coding sequence GTGGACTTCGCAAGCTCTGACGCGGGCCGGGCCACCACCTCCGCGAAGATCGTGGTGGCGGGCGGCTTCGGCGTGGGCAAGACCACGTTCGTCGGCGCCGTCTCGGAGATCAACCCGCTGCGCACAGAGGCCGTCATGACGTCCGCTTCGGCCGGCATCGACGACCTCACCCACACCGGAGACAAGACGACCACGACGGTCGCCATGGACTTCGGCCGTATCACCCTGGACCAGGACCTGATCCTGTACCTGTTCGGTACGCCGGGCCAGGACCGCTTCTGGTTCATGTGGGACGACCTCGTCCGCGGTGCCATCGGCGCCGTCGTCCTGGTCGACACCCGCCGTCTCGCCGACTGCTTCCCCGCGGTCGACTACTTCGAGAACTCGGGCCTGCCCTTCGTCGTCGCCCTCAACGGCTTCGACGGCCAGCAGCCCTACGCCCCCGAGGAAGTGCGCGAGGCGCTGCAGATCGGGCCGGACACCCCGATCATCACGACGGACGCCCGACACCGTGCGGATGCAAAGAGTGCACTGATCACGCTGGTGGAGCATGCCCTGATGGCGCGGCTGAAGTAG
- a CDS encoding DUF742 domain-containing protein, whose product MTPPTAHHDPYAEPYGDEGDQPLVRPYAMTGGRTRPRYQLAIEALISTTADPAALMGLLPEHQRICHLCREVKSVAEVSALLAMPLGVARILVADLAEAGLVAIHQPGGDENNGGAPDVTLLERVLSGLRKL is encoded by the coding sequence ATGACCCCGCCCACCGCCCATCATGATCCGTACGCGGAGCCGTACGGGGACGAGGGCGACCAGCCGCTGGTGAGGCCCTACGCCATGACCGGCGGCCGGACCAGGCCCCGCTACCAGCTCGCCATCGAGGCGCTGATCAGCACCACGGCCGACCCGGCAGCGCTCATGGGGCTCCTTCCGGAGCACCAGCGCATCTGCCACCTGTGCCGCGAGGTCAAGTCGGTCGCGGAGGTCTCGGCGCTGCTGGCCATGCCGCTGGGTGTGGCCCGGATCCTGGTGGCCGACCTCGCCGAGGCCGGCCTGGTCGCCATCCACCAGCCGGGTGGCGACGAGAACAACGGCGGCGCTCCGGATGTGACGCTGCTCGAAAGGGTGCTCAGTGGACTTCGCAAGCTCTGA
- a CDS encoding roadblock/LC7 domain-containing protein, with protein MSQAAQNLNWLITNFVDNTPGVSHTVVVSADGLLLAMSEGFPRDRADQLAAVASGLTSLTAGASRIFEGGTVAQTVVEMERGFLFLMSISDGSSLAVLAHPDADIGLVGYEMALLVDRAGAVLTPDLRAELQGSLLH; from the coding sequence ATGAGCCAGGCGGCACAGAACCTGAACTGGTTGATCACCAACTTCGTGGACAACACCCCCGGGGTGTCGCACACGGTGGTGGTCTCCGCCGACGGCCTTCTGCTGGCGATGTCCGAAGGTTTCCCGCGGGACCGCGCCGACCAGCTGGCGGCCGTCGCGTCCGGGCTGACCTCGTTGACGGCCGGGGCGTCCCGGATCTTCGAGGGCGGCACGGTGGCGCAGACGGTCGTCGAGATGGAGCGCGGGTTCCTCTTCCTGATGTCCATCTCGGACGGGTCGTCCCTCGCGGTGCTGGCCCATCCCGATGCGGACATCGGTCTCGTCGGCTACGAGATGGCACTGCTCGTCGACCGCGCGGGTGCGGTACTCACCCCGGACCTGCGCGCCGAACTCCAGGGCAGTCTGCTTCACTGA